The genomic DNA CGCTGGCGATCTGCTCGTTGGAGCTGCTGATGGTCTGCACCGAGGAGGCGATCTCCTGGAGCGACTCACCGGCCTCGCCGGCCTGCGCCACGGTCTGTTGGGTTTGCTGATAGCCCGACTCCATGACCTGCACGGCGGATTGAGTCTCTTCCTGCAGGCCACTGATCATCTCCTGGATGCTCTGCGTGGACTCGTGGGTGCGGCTGGCCAGCGAGCGCACCTCGTCGGCCACCACGGCGAAGCCGCGGCCGGCATCGCCGGCACGGGCGGCCTCGATGGCGGCGTTAAGGGCCAGCAGGTTGGTCTGCTCCGCGATCTCGCGAATCAGCTCCGAGACCTCCCCGATGCGCTCACTGTCGGCCGCCAGCTTGCGGATTACCTCGGAGGCCTTCTGGACCTCCTCGGCCAGCCGGTCGATGCTGCCAATGGTCCGCTCCACCACGTCCCGCCCGCGATCGGAGGCATCGGCACCGGAACGGGTAGCGTGGGCCGCATCCTGGGCGTTACGCGCCACCTCCTGGGCCGTGGCAGTCATCTCGTTCATGGCGGTGGCGACCTGCTCGATCTGCTCGCGTTGCGCCTGTACGCCCTTGTTCGTCTGCACCGTCACGGTGGAGACACGGTCTGCCGCATCGGTCAGCCGGCTGGCAGAGGTCACCACGCGGCTCACCAGGTCGTGGAACTTGTCCATGGTGTGGTTGAAAGCGTTCGACGCCCGGCCGATTTCATCCTCCCCGCGTTCCGGCAACCGCCGCGTCAGATCGCCGTCGCCGCTGGCAATGTCCTCCAGCCGATCGGTCATGTCGCCAAGCGGCGCCGAGACAAAGCGCTTGATGAACAGGTAGACCACGCCAAGCAGCGGCACGCTCAGGAGCACCGCCAGCCCGAAGACCATGGTGCCAAAACGGAACACCGCCTCGTTCACCTCGTGCAGCCCGATGCGCATGCTGACCGCGCCGAGCACCTCGCCCTCGTCGGCCATGGCGTGGCACGCCATGCAGTTCTTGCCGAGGTAGTCCTGCACGTTGCGGTTGGGGATCACGGCGTAGAGGTAATCACCGCCCTCTTCCACCTCGAAATGCGACTCACCGGTCTCCAGCACCTGCGCCTCGATATCATTGGCCGGCTGACTGATATCGAGCCCCTCGCCGAACTGCCGGCTGACGGCCTCGCTCCGCAGGACACGCAGGTCCTCCATGTTGTGCAGGGCCAGGATCTGGTCCAGGAACTCATCGCGCTCGTCCATTTCCCAGAGGATCATCAGCGTGGTGAGCCCGGCCATGGTCATCTCGTTCATGGTCTCGCTGAACGTGACCGCCTGATTCAGGGCGGTGTTCCGCTGCTCGTAGACCGACCACGCGATCAACGTGCTCCAGGCGACCACCAGCATCAGCCAGATG from Alkalispirillum mobile includes the following:
- a CDS encoding methyl-accepting chemotaxis protein, which produces MNLVKRFNNWPIWVRLLLAIWLMLVVAWSTLIAWSVYEQRNTALNQAVTFSETMNEMTMAGLTTLMILWEMDERDEFLDQILALHNMEDLRVLRSEAVSRQFGEGLDISQPANDIEAQVLETGESHFEVEEGGDYLYAVIPNRNVQDYLGKNCMACHAMADEGEVLGAVSMRIGLHEVNEAVFRFGTMVFGLAVLLSVPLLGVVYLFIKRFVSAPLGDMTDRLEDIASGDGDLTRRLPERGEDEIGRASNAFNHTMDKFHDLVSRVVTSASRLTDAADRVSTVTVQTNKGVQAQREQIEQVATAMNEMTATAQEVARNAQDAAHATRSGADASDRGRDVVERTIGSIDRLAEEVQKASEVIRKLAADSERIGEVSELIREIAEQTNLLALNAAIEAARAGDAGRGFAVVADEVRSLASRTHESTQSIQEMISGLQEETQSAVQVMESGYQQTQQTVAQAGEAGESLQEIASSVQTISSSNEQIASAAEQQSAVAEEINRNITSITDGAEQTAAGSRETASAGDELAKLARELKQLVGQFKV